A window from Ramlibacter pinisoli encodes these proteins:
- a CDS encoding alpha/beta hydrolase: MSLLETIETETGPNPVATIIVLHGLGADGNDFVPFASELQLGPVGPVRFVFPHAPVMPVTINNGYRMRAWYDILGTDLVRREDEAGLRASLTAVEALLAREEARGIRSDRIVLAGFSQGCAMALLTGLRHRERLAGIVGMSGYLPLAATTAAERSEANARTPVFLAHGSHDNVVPVARGQASCELLRELGHPVDWHEYPMAHSVCLEEVQDLNAWLLKVLAPA; this comes from the coding sequence ATGTCCCTGCTGGAAACCATCGAGACCGAAACCGGCCCCAACCCGGTCGCCACCATCATCGTGCTGCACGGGCTGGGCGCCGACGGCAACGATTTCGTGCCCTTTGCCAGCGAGCTGCAGCTGGGACCGGTCGGCCCGGTGCGGTTCGTGTTCCCGCATGCGCCGGTGATGCCGGTCACGATCAACAACGGCTACCGCATGCGGGCCTGGTACGACATCCTCGGCACCGACCTGGTCCGCCGCGAGGACGAGGCCGGCCTGCGCGCCTCGCTCACCGCGGTCGAGGCGCTGCTGGCCCGCGAGGAGGCGCGCGGCATCCGCTCCGACCGCATCGTGCTGGCCGGCTTCTCCCAGGGCTGCGCCATGGCGCTGCTCACCGGCCTGCGCCACCGCGAGCGGCTGGCCGGCATCGTGGGCATGTCGGGCTACCTGCCGCTGGCCGCCACCACCGCGGCCGAGCGCAGCGAGGCGAACGCGCGCACGCCGGTGTTCCTGGCGCACGGCAGCCACGACAACGTGGTCCCGGTGGCACGCGGCCAGGCCTCGTGCGAGCTGCTGCGCGAACTCGGCCACCCGGTTGACTGGCACGAGTACCCGATGGCGCACTCGGTCTGCCTGGAGGAGGTCCAGGACCTCAACGCCTGGCTGCTGAAGGTGCTGGCCCCGGCCTGA
- a CDS encoding HPF/RaiA family ribosome-associated protein, with protein MQVQVNTSNGVENKDTLERWATDYLNEALARFSQDITRVEVQMRETSNSRNGAVDKRCMLEARIAGRDPVAATHHAPSQDEAFRGATQRLIHLLDHTLGKLDRHQHRDRDTIRKDPSAVE; from the coding sequence ATGCAGGTGCAGGTGAACACGAGCAACGGCGTCGAGAACAAGGACACCCTGGAGCGCTGGGCCACCGACTATCTCAACGAGGCGCTGGCGCGCTTCTCCCAGGACATCACGCGCGTCGAGGTCCAGATGCGCGAGACCAGCAACAGCAGGAATGGCGCGGTCGACAAGCGCTGCATGCTCGAGGCCCGCATCGCCGGCCGCGACCCGGTCGCCGCCACCCACCACGCGCCGTCGCAGGACGAGGCGTTCCGCGGCGCGACGCAGCGGCTCATCCACCTGCTGGACCACACGCTCGGCAAGCTCGACCGTCACCAGCACCGCGACCGCGACACCATCCGCAAGGACCCGAGCGCCGTCGAGTGA
- a CDS encoding PA2778 family cysteine peptidase, with amino-acid sequence MTTAPASPTASGGAGSRRRWLAGCAAVLLSGCAQMVPQSLQLRTGWPSGVQQSVELEAVPFFPQDEYQCGPAALATVLAASGIDVTPDALVDQVWLPERRGSLQLEMLAAARRYGRVSYLLAPRYADLLREVAAGNPVLVLQDVGLLTVTWHYAVVNGFDYPSGSVVLRSGTRRRQEMAFSAFERSWMHSGYWAMVVAPPDRIPATATEDAWMTAVLAMARVADGRAAMAGFAAALQRWPDNQAAAVGLANQYHARGDLAKAAMVLGEARRRHPASAIVGNNLAQVLSDQGRNQEALALIEPLAADSRNPFASEIRATREQILQKLRQAGATQPPRR; translated from the coding sequence ATGACGACCGCACCGGCTTCTCCCACCGCCAGTGGCGGCGCGGGCTCGCGCCGGCGCTGGCTCGCGGGCTGCGCGGCCGTGCTGCTGTCCGGCTGCGCGCAGATGGTGCCGCAGTCGCTGCAGCTGCGCACCGGCTGGCCGTCGGGCGTGCAGCAATCGGTCGAGCTCGAGGCCGTTCCCTTCTTCCCCCAGGATGAGTACCAATGCGGCCCCGCCGCGCTGGCCACCGTCCTGGCGGCCAGCGGCATCGACGTCACGCCCGATGCCCTGGTCGACCAGGTCTGGCTGCCCGAGCGGCGCGGCAGCCTGCAGCTGGAGATGCTGGCCGCCGCGCGCCGCTACGGGCGGGTGTCATACCTGCTCGCGCCACGCTACGCCGACCTCCTGCGCGAGGTGGCCGCGGGCAACCCGGTGCTGGTGCTGCAGGACGTGGGCCTGCTCACCGTCACCTGGCACTACGCCGTGGTGAACGGCTTCGACTATCCGAGCGGCAGCGTGGTCCTGCGCTCGGGCACCCGGCGCCGCCAGGAAATGGCGTTCAGCGCCTTCGAGCGCAGCTGGATGCACAGCGGCTACTGGGCCATGGTGGTCGCGCCGCCGGATCGCATCCCGGCCACCGCCACCGAGGACGCCTGGATGACCGCGGTGCTCGCGATGGCGCGGGTCGCCGATGGGCGCGCCGCGATGGCCGGCTTCGCCGCCGCCCTGCAACGCTGGCCGGACAACCAGGCCGCGGCCGTCGGCCTGGCCAACCAGTACCACGCGCGCGGCGATCTTGCCAAGGCGGCGATGGTGCTGGGCGAGGCGCGCCGGCGGCACCCCGCCTCGGCGATCGTCGGCAACAACCTGGCCCAGGTGCTGTCCGACCAGGGCCGCAACCAGGAGGCGCTGGCGCTGATCGAGCCGCTGGCCGCCGACAGCCGCAACCCCTTCGCAAGCGAGATTCGCGCCACGCGCGAGCAGATCCTGCAGAAGCTGCGCCAGGCCGGCGCCACCCAGCCACCCCGGCGTTGA
- a CDS encoding DUF4864 domain-containing protein: MATQSHRILLLLATAAAALCFHVRAVANPLTEVEAAKVREVIVAQIAALQEDDADGAFQTATPSVQQAIGSSGRFLAMVRGAYPMVYRPASVSFHKPEEEDGSVLQMVEIKDDEDKSWLALFALELQPDRSWRISGCLVAENPWQSI; encoded by the coding sequence ATGGCCACGCAGTCCCACCGCATCCTGCTGCTGCTCGCGACGGCGGCTGCAGCGCTCTGCTTCCATGTGCGTGCCGTCGCGAACCCGTTGACCGAGGTGGAAGCGGCCAAGGTGCGCGAGGTGATCGTGGCGCAGATCGCGGCGCTGCAGGAAGACGACGCCGATGGCGCCTTCCAGACCGCCACGCCGTCCGTGCAGCAGGCCATCGGCAGCTCCGGACGCTTCCTTGCGATGGTGCGGGGTGCCTACCCCATGGTCTACCGCCCGGCCTCGGTGAGCTTCCACAAGCCCGAGGAAGAGGACGGCAGCGTTCTGCAGATGGTCGAGATCAAGGACGACGAGGACAAGTCCTGGCTGGCGCTGTTCGCGCTCGAACTGCAGCCGGATCGCAGCTGGCGCATCAGCGGCTGCCTGGTGGCCGAGAACCCCTGGCAATCGATCTGA
- a CDS encoding L,D-transpeptidase, with amino-acid sequence MLQSRDAEDKPFLVVDKKAAHLYVFEPSGRLRAATPVLLGAAVGDYSAPGVGDRAQNGVLPFAERTTPAGRFLTQPGRNRNGEPVVWFDYEAALAIHRLRPGRSHDVRAARLDAGRPDARRVSLGCVVVPVPFYLDVIEPLLGQREGVVYVLPETQQARDLFTQL; translated from the coding sequence GTGCTGCAGTCCCGGGACGCGGAGGACAAGCCGTTCCTGGTGGTCGACAAGAAGGCGGCGCATCTCTACGTTTTTGAGCCGTCGGGGCGCCTGCGCGCCGCCACCCCGGTCCTGCTGGGGGCGGCGGTCGGCGACTACAGCGCGCCGGGTGTCGGCGACCGGGCCCAGAACGGCGTGCTGCCGTTCGCCGAGCGCACCACGCCCGCCGGCCGTTTCCTCACCCAACCCGGGCGCAACCGCAACGGCGAGCCGGTGGTGTGGTTCGACTACGAGGCCGCGCTGGCCATCCACCGCCTGCGCCCGGGCCGCTCGCACGACGTGCGGGCGGCGCGCCTGGACGCCGGCCGGCCGGACGCGCGCCGGGTCTCGCTCGGCTGCGTGGTGGTGCCGGTCCCGTTCTACCTCGACGTGATCGAGCCCCTGCTGGGCCAGCGCGAGGGCGTTGTCTACGTGCTGCCGGAAACCCAGCAGGCGCGCGACCTGTTCACCCAGCTCTGA